The DNA segment ATGCTCCACAATATTAAATAGTATAGCCGTCTACGTGTTTtgttctttgaaatgatgcataaggcattagcatacatggattaccaggaAGTATtcacctacaaccgctaaatattttataatcaaatttctcTCTCATGGTGATTCAGTTTCAACAGACAAATGATAGCTGTGATGCCAAAGGTGTGTACAGGTCATACGAGGCATGAAAAGAACTGCGACATAATCATTCTGATTCACTGCCAACAAATGCCAGCCTGTCTCAACAGGCAAAATGTCCACGAATGAAAAAGCGGCAAttacattgcagtttttagattgaAAGCTCTATTTCACAACCAAACTTGCAAAAGCCGTTTGAtcgctgaagcctgaccttgaataaataagtaAGATAATATTGCCacaactgggtttcgaacccgtggcagcgcgaacaggtcagtttcgctggcctgtgcataAGAGTGCTATGCCATTACTGCAGCCGATCAGGCCTCGTGTTAAAatgcaacacactcttgcgctATGCACTGCATGTCGTCATCATCACCTAATATTACTGTCGAAATAATATTGTGGTCCCATGCATTTGACTGTAACAGTGCCCAGTTGACAATAACGAGCCCAGGTGTGGCTACTTTGGGTTCCACTCATGTGGTAGGGCATGATGAGAACACATTCTAGTGCATACTGATTAGAACCATTTTCCGCTCCTTTGAGTTCACATCACcgagctttttcttgttttttaagcaTAGCGAGTGCAAGGCTGCCTTCAATGGCCATTATCTTGGTGTATTCCAATTGAGTGTATGTCAGCAGACACTGGTAGTTGCCATGTGGCACTGGCTGATTCCCATTGAGTGCAATATGTTTCGTGTGATGGTAGTATCAGAAGGTGCCATGAGAAGAGAATTCACTTCATTAGCTTATTTTAAATTACACAAGAATGTCAACAGCAAACCAAGATTATTTTCTGATCATCTGTAGCATTCATCAAGACATATGCCATCATCAGGCCCACTGGGCAGACAATCATGCTTTGGTAGGTACGTTTAAGAAATGCtgcaagccagaaaaaaaaaccttacgCAGTTCACTCTTGATATTGAAACACATTTTGCCAGTTCTGCAGAGTTCTAAATAATCAAGAACTTTTGAACACTTGCTGTTGACAGGTATAAAGCATCAGTTTGAATTAAACAAGTTTACATTAACGAGAGTCCACTGTAACAATGACTAATAATCACAAAtattcctacaaaaaaaaaacaacattatTCCATCCACTGCACTGACCTCCAACTCCAAGTGCATGCTGCGAAGAGAGAAAGCCAGAGGCTCCCATCGGAGTGCGAGTCCTGATAATGGGAATGCCATCTGGAGCATGTTCATCTGCGTGGTGGTGAGGAGCTGCAGGGATGTGTGAAAATATGAGACACTGTAGCATGCGTGTTGAGAAGCAGCACATTTAATGCTGTGCACGTGGCACCTTGAAGCCTACCAAGGATACATGGGGTGACCACAATATCATAACATTACTGCAGTGCCAGCTGCCACATTACACCTGCAGTATTTTTCTAAAACATCAAATAAAGTCGTTTGTCACAAAATCAATTTTCAGGGCTCTATCTCCAACTTCAGGCAGCAGATGCATCTGCCATATACTACTGTACTGCTCCCTTTTGCACTCAACCTCCCCAGCAGCTTGCAATAGCTTCCTTACAATGCTGTGCAATTTTAGAAGGCCATCCAACAAGGACTGGCAACTAGGTCCATGGCACACACACTATTGTACTCAATGTACTCAGTATTTTTTACCGTAATACCTCAATTTAATATTATTTCTCTATTCACATATAACCCAACTATGGAAAGGCAGTGACTAACAAGGTTTCCTAATTCTTGCACACTTCAGTGTGCTTTCATGACTTTGAAAATACAAAGGGGTTTTAATTATTTTTCTAATTAGTGTACACATCGTTTTGCATTCATGGTTTCATTTTAGTTTCAGCCTGGCCCACTCGGGCACACAGTGCAAAGCCTTTAGAAATAAgcttaatatttttttcattatgtACAAAACCAGAATGTTTTCTCATTCATCACTAGCCCCGCATGATATTGAAAAACTCTTGCAACATAAATGCAGATCCTATGCAACTGATATTTATATAGGAAACGGTTCTTGAGACTCTGAGTAAACATATTTTCTTTGCATGGAAAAAGTATTTCAAGAAATGCTGCAAGTCAGCACAGAAGCCCAAAAACAGTCCATACTCCCACAGTGTTCTAAGGCATACATTAAAAATTCCATTCAGCTGTCAGCTTACCTGAATCCAGATTCCAAGAGCTGGAGCCGGCACAATCAAGGGCAGCATTGTGGCTCACAGTGTCTTGTGGGGTAGATTCTACATCACTGTTGCAAGCTGTTAATGCAATATGCAATGACATGACACATGAGTGTCACATGAGTGTCATAGTGACAAACAGTTAAAATgatactgaaaactaaacatttcaacagaattgcctgtctggttgggtctgACAACTTATAATAAGCTGACACATCTTCAACCAAAAACTTAATTTAAAACCGAAAGTTTCAAAGCAACCTCTGCTCCTTCAGGGGTGACGGGGTGGTGGCTAGCATCTTTTAAGTATGCATGGAGTGGAGCAGAaggcagaaagaaggaaagcggtgATGCGAAAGGTGCTGGCGGAGGGGGCCTGGGGGAGGATGTTTGCACTAATTGTTAAGGCTATTAGTCACATTGCCGGGCTGTGCAGTGagggtcaatggcgacttttcttcTTAGAGCTACAGAGCAATGTCCCTGTGCATATACTGGGGCGAGGTTCccctttgtgcggttgatgttgttcggggttctTTGAATCTGCCAAGATTCGAGCAAGAGCCTGTTTTgacaatttgtttcggttccgaggatgctggttttgttgaagttgattctgtggtctgagccATTGACTGTCACAGCATAGCCTAGCAATGCGACTGTAGCAACCTTTACCCTTAGTGCCAATGTCCTCCCATCTACTGCTCCTAACCACCCCCCCCCCAACACCATTCGCATCACTGCTTTCtttcttattatttattttattattttatttattgatacttgAATCCCGTagttgggattttagcagggtggggttTGGCCTTCTGCTAGCCTGAATTATGCAGGCAAGGTATAAGTTCGTGCTAgtcacctttattttttttagaaatcagGACTGTTTGGTCACAGCATGAAATGAACATGTAAAGTGCACAGACAATGGCCCTTAAGTCAAATGACTGCACAGGGACCCCTCACATGTTTATTTCCATTGCTGCTATTAAGAAATACAATCTGATCAAAAAAAGCATAAAATCAAGCTCTCAACAACTTTCGTTTAGCCCGTTCTTCAATCgaggaataattactcattaccaTCCACCTCAACACAGCCAC comes from the Amblyomma americanum isolate KBUSLIRL-KWMA chromosome 1, ASM5285725v1, whole genome shotgun sequence genome and includes:
- the LOC144127450 gene encoding uncharacterized protein LOC144127450, with translation MPTLHSGKHVDYHHLNSACNSDVESTPQDTVSHNAALDCAGSSSWNLDSAPHHHADEHAPDGIPIIRTRTPMGASGFLSSQHALGVGGAGQEGISPEQQRFNHHIVKS